A region of the Bryobacteraceae bacterium genome:
GCCACGTGCACGCCGTCGCGTTATTCGCTGCTGACGGGCGAATACGCGTGGCGCCGGCCCGGCACGGGCGTGCTGCCCGGCGACGCCCGGCTCATCATCGATCCCGGCCGTCCGACGCTGCCGGCGATGCTCCGCTCGCGCGGCTACCGCACGGGCGTTGTGGGCAAGTGGCATCTCGGGCTGGGATCGGGCGAGCTCGACTGGAACGCCGAGATCCGCCCCGGCCCGCTGGAGATCGGCTTCGACGAGGCGTTCCTGATCCCCGCCACCGGCGACCGCGTGCCGTGCGTCTATGTGGAGAACCACCGCGTTGTGAACCTCGATCCGGCAGACCCCATTCGCGTCAGTTACAAGGAGCCGTTCCCCGGCGAACCTCTCGGCCGCACGCATCCGCACCTGCTGAGGATGTTGCCCAGCCACGGACACGACATGGCGATCGTGAATGGCATCAGCCGCATCGGTTCCATGACCGGCGGGAAGAAGGCCCTGTGGAAAGACGAGGACATGGCCGACACCATCACGGCCCGGGCGCTTGACTTCATCGCCCGCCACCGCCAGGAACCGTTCTTTCTCTATTTCGCCACGCACGATATCCACGTGCCGCGCGTGCCGCATCCGCGCTTTGTCGGCCGCTCCGGCATGGGGCCGCGCGGCGACGCGATTGTCCAGCTCGACTGGTGCGTCGGCGAGATCCTCGGTGCATTGGACCGCCACGGCGTCTCGCGCGACACGCTGCTGATCTTTACAAGCGACAACGGTCCGGTGCTCGACGACGGCTACCGCGACAATGCGGTGGAGAAGCTCGGCAACCACCGTCCCGCCGGTCCCTGGCGCGGGGGCAAGTACAGCATCTTTGAAGGCGGCACCCGTGTGCCGTTCCTGGTCCGCTGGCCCGGGCATGGGAAGCACGGCACAGCGTCGCGCGCGTTGGTCAGCCAGATCGACCTGTTCGCATCCCTGGCCTCACTTGCGGGAGTCCGGCTCGAAGATGACGCGGCGCCGGACAGTTTCGACGTCCTGCCCGCGTTGCTCGGCCAATCCGCCCGGGGGCGAGACCATCTGGTGGAACAGGCCGGGACGCTGGCGCTGATCGAAGGACGCTGGAAATACGTGGCCCCGGGCAGGGGCGCGAGGGTGAGCCGCGAGACGGGCATCGAGCTCGGCAACGATCCGGCGCCGCAGCTATTCGACCTGGAGCAGGATCCCGGGGAGAGAATCAACCTGGCGGCACAACATCCGGAGCGGGTGGGCATGATGGCGGAGCGGCTGGAGCGAATCCGCGCCACGCCCCGCACGCGGCCTTAGATGCGACGTTTCCTCCTTCCGCCGCCAGGCTTTTTCCGGCGCCCCCTGAGCCCCGGCGGCGAACGGTCCTTCATGCGGCGCCCTGCGCCGCGAAATCGCCCGCATTCCCGGCTCGCGCCGCGGGCAGATGGCACCACACCAGCCAGAGGGAAAGGCCGGGTTCGGCTTGCCCGGTGCATGTCCTGAAGGGAGAATCCGGATACGCTCCTGAACCAGCGGCTCGCAGAATCTGAGAAGTTGGGGCGGAACCCCTCCCTCCGCCCCTCCTGGAGAGCGGAACGGCGCTTACTTCTTGGGCGCGCCTTCGAGCGTGCCCTTCTGCTTGTAGTACTTGCCGATCTCGTTCAACAGTGGGTTCTCCTTGGTCGGCTTGCCCTTTTCATGGCAAGTGGTGCACGGCTTCTTCTCCTTCTTGCTCATCTCCGGCGTGGCCAGAGCATGAGCGGCCAGGAACGTGAGGGCAGCGGCGCAGGCCGGCAGCAGAAGACGCAGACGTTTCATACGCGTGGTGTATCTCCTTGATAAAGATCTGGGCCGCGGAAACGGCCACCGGTCAGAATATCATTTCCTGACCAGCCCCATGGACGCCAGCCGCCGCCCGGGCGTTCCAGCTCTCAGATCCGCGGCGGCGTCGTCACCACGACGGCCCGGGCTTTGTCCGGCCCCGCGGCGCGGTAGGCGTGCGGATGGGAAGCGTCGAAATAGACGCTGTCGCCCTGTTTCAGAATTGTCTCCTCGCCTTCGTAGCGCAGGGCCAGGTCGCCGTCCAGCACCAGAATGAATTCCGCGCCATCGTGAACATGGTCAGCCACCTGCCCGGGGAGCCGCGGTTCAAACTCCGCCAGGTAGGCCTGCATCGACTTCTCCTGGGCGGAGAACGCCAGCACCTCAAACCAGTAGGCCGGCGCCGGCGAGTCCGGCCGGTCGGGGAAGCGCATCCGCTCGCCGGCACGAACCACCGCCAGCAACCCGCGACGGCGGCGGTCGCTGAAGAAGTAATCCAACCCCACGTCGAACACCATCGCGATTCGCGCCAGCGTGGGCAACGTCGGCACCAGCTTGCCGTTCTCGATCTGCGACAGCAACGAAGCGGACAAGCCTGTGTGTTTGCCCAGCTCGACCAGGCCGAGCTTCTTCCGCAGCCGCAGCCGGCGGAGCCTGGCGCCGATTTCGTACGACGACAGCACCCGCTGAATCGTCTCCGGCCCCGACTCAGAAGGGGAGGAGTGTTCTTCTTTCAGCACCACTAAATTTCCTATTCGAATTTTTAGCAGAGATGAACCAGAATTTCAACTAGGCTTGAAAAGATTTTACCAGAGCCGTAAACTTGAACTGTTAGTAGAGGGGATTCCATCCATGCCCGACCCTGAGACCCGGTACAGCCGTCTTGAGGACCCTGAGCTCGTCGTGCTTTCGCAGGCGGGCGATAACGAAGCCTTCGCCGAGCTCGTCAGACGGCATCAGGCCACCTGCCGCCGTCTGGCGCTCAGCATCCTGAAGAACGCGGAAGACGCCGACGATGAGGTGCAGAACGCGCTGTGGAAGGCGCTTGAACACATCGGCCAGTTCCAGCAGGACGCGAAGTTCTCCACCTGGCTGTCGCGAATCGTGGTGAACCAGTGCCTGATGCGGCTGCGGAAGGACCGGCGCGCGCGTCATGTGTCCATTGACGAACCGGTCGCGGCCGAGGAAAGTGTCCGCCTGGACCTGCCCGACCAGACGGCGACCCCTGAGCAGGCGCTGGGGCGCGAGGAGGTCGGGCGCGTGCTTCACACCGAGATCCGGCGGATTCCGCCGCTGCTGCGGCAGGTCTTCATTCTGCGCGACGTCGAACAGCGCCCGATGGAAGAGGTAAGCCAGATGCTCGGGATTTCGATTGCCGCCGCCAAGAGCCGACTTCTGCGCGCGCGTCTGGAGCTCCGCAGCCGGATGCAGAAGCATCTTGGGGCTATGGGCCTGGCGACGCTGGCGGGCTAGGGGGGCCCGCGGGGGAGGGTGCGTGGGGGGCTTCCGGCGCGGGCGCGTGGTATATTGAAAGCAGAATGACGGCCCAGGCCCTTGCT
Encoded here:
- a CDS encoding arylsulfatase; this encodes MHLSFPGDSRLARRSFCRALMGAPLAVGAAGRRPPNIVLIYADDLGYGDVSANGARHVHTPNIDRIAREGVRFTHAHSPAATCTPSRYSLLTGEYAWRRPGTGVLPGDARLIIDPGRPTLPAMLRSRGYRTGVVGKWHLGLGSGELDWNAEIRPGPLEIGFDEAFLIPATGDRVPCVYVENHRVVNLDPADPIRVSYKEPFPGEPLGRTHPHLLRMLPSHGHDMAIVNGISRIGSMTGGKKALWKDEDMADTITARALDFIARHRQEPFFLYFATHDIHVPRVPHPRFVGRSGMGPRGDAIVQLDWCVGEILGALDRHGVSRDTLLIFTSDNGPVLDDGYRDNAVEKLGNHRPAGPWRGGKYSIFEGGTRVPFLVRWPGHGKHGTASRALVSQIDLFASLASLAGVRLEDDAAPDSFDVLPALLGQSARGRDHLVEQAGTLALIEGRWKYVAPGRGARVSRETGIELGNDPAPQLFDLEQDPGERINLAAQHPERVGMMAERLERIRATPRTRP
- a CDS encoding transcriptional regulator; the protein is MVLKEEHSSPSESGPETIQRVLSSYEIGARLRRLRLRKKLGLVELGKHTGLSASLLSQIENGKLVPTLPTLARIAMVFDVGLDYFFSDRRRRGLLAVVRAGERMRFPDRPDSPAPAYWFEVLAFSAQEKSMQAYLAEFEPRLPGQVADHVHDGAEFILVLDGDLALRYEGEETILKQGDSVYFDASHPHAYRAAGPDKARAVVVTTPPRI
- a CDS encoding RNA polymerase sigma factor, giving the protein MPDPETRYSRLEDPELVVLSQAGDNEAFAELVRRHQATCRRLALSILKNAEDADDEVQNALWKALEHIGQFQQDAKFSTWLSRIVVNQCLMRLRKDRRARHVSIDEPVAAEESVRLDLPDQTATPEQALGREEVGRVLHTEIRRIPPLLRQVFILRDVEQRPMEEVSQMLGISIAAAKSRLLRARLELRSRMQKHLGAMGLATLAG